Proteins from a single region of Chloroflexota bacterium:
- a CDS encoding glutamate synthase-related protein has protein sequence MKPSTVKIRKMPSRFKHQVPKYKVTRSDACINCGTCARACPYGVHERVEGHNKVKPPIDYKCIGFECQGKDFYCVAKCPRKALSLSLNPMYATLGDFRWTADMITGTWIMAETGYPPQRTDLEYNVGNSGGGFDKLRFKFPAHPPQVDKSEISTAIPLNRRNDGRANVVISTPVYGGGMSFGSVSLPTMVSKARNATIWNTFTCTGEGGYPEMLQPYDDHVITQIATGLFGVREETIQRVKIIEFKYAQGAKPGLGGHLLGEKNTESVAKMREAVKGYPLFSPFPFHSVYSIEDHKKHIDWVKEMNPNALVSVKVSTPNDVDMVAVGSYYAGAHIIHIDGGYGGTGAAPDIAKKNIAMPIEYAITKVHNFLKDEGARDAMTLIASGGIRTAHDLAKAICLGADGVVIGTAELVSLECVRCGNCESGRGCARGIASTDSELADLFDEDWATQRLVNMYHAWNVQLVEILQRFGMRSVKELVGRTDLLEHIDYSHETEFAHNG, from the coding sequence ATGAAACCATCAACCGTAAAAATCAGAAAGATGCCTTCCAGGTTCAAGCACCAGGTGCCGAAATACAAGGTCACCCGCTCCGATGCCTGCATCAACTGCGGTACGTGTGCCAGGGCATGCCCTTACGGCGTGCATGAAAGGGTCGAGGGGCATAACAAGGTCAAGCCGCCCATCGACTACAAATGCATCGGCTTCGAATGCCAGGGCAAGGATTTCTACTGCGTCGCCAAATGCCCGCGCAAGGCCTTGAGCCTGTCGTTGAACCCCATGTATGCGACGCTGGGCGACTTCCGCTGGACCGCGGACATGATCACTGGGACCTGGATCATGGCCGAGACCGGCTATCCGCCGCAGCGCACCGACCTCGAATATAACGTGGGCAATTCCGGCGGCGGCTTCGACAAGCTGCGGTTCAAGTTCCCCGCCCATCCACCCCAGGTGGATAAATCCGAGATCTCCACCGCCATCCCGCTGAACCGCAGAAACGACGGGCGGGCGAACGTGGTCATTTCCACCCCCGTTTACGGCGGCGGCATGTCCTTCGGATCGGTGAGCCTGCCTACCATGGTTTCCAAGGCGCGCAATGCGACCATATGGAATACCTTTACCTGCACCGGCGAGGGCGGCTACCCCGAGATGCTCCAGCCGTACGATGACCACGTGATCACCCAGATCGCCACCGGCCTGTTCGGGGTGCGCGAGGAGACCATCCAGCGGGTAAAAATCATCGAGTTCAAATATGCCCAGGGCGCCAAGCCCGGCCTCGGCGGGCACCTTCTCGGTGAAAAAAATACGGAAAGCGTGGCTAAAATGCGCGAGGCCGTCAAGGGTTACCCGCTGTTTTCCCCCTTCCCGTTCCACTCGGTGTATTCTATCGAAGATCACAAGAAGCACATCGACTGGGTTAAGGAGATGAACCCCAACGCCCTGGTATCCGTCAAGGTTTCAACCCCCAACGACGTGGACATGGTCGCCGTGGGCTCGTACTATGCTGGCGCGCATATCATCCATATCGACGGCGGCTACGGCGGCACCGGGGCAGCGCCCGATATCGCCAAGAAGAACATCGCCATGCCCATCGAGTATGCCATCACCAAGGTCCATAACTTTCTGAAGGACGAGGGCGCCCGCGATGCCATGACGCTCATCGCCTCCGGCGGCATCCGGACCGCCCATGACCTGGCCAAGGCCATCTGCCTGGGTGCCGATGGGGTAGTTATCGGCACGGCGGAGTTGGTATCGCTGGAGTGCGTCCGCTGCGGCAACTGTGAATCGGGACGTGGCTGCGCTCGGGGCATCGCCTCAACGGACTCCGAGCTGGCCGACCTGTTTGACGAGGATTGGGCGACACAGCGCCTGGTCAATATGTACCATGCCTGGAATGTCCAGCTGGTCGAGATCCTCCAGAGGTTCGGCATGCGTAGCGTCAAGGAACTCGTCGGACGGACGGACTTGCTGGAGCATATAGATTACAGTCATGAAACGGAGTTTGCTCATAATGGATAA
- a CDS encoding response regulator transcription factor — translation MFRVFIIADRSEQVRELNSGLAERGFLCSIVSGHDEPLEKICSHPMDLVIIAVDGSLPGSETGLLLQRIKEETRLPVIALLSNANLDVFDTDLPIDDFVMEPWGVDEVMARARRTLRRTNGSDNKDLVHCGNITIDLAKCEVAVGGRLVELTFKEYELLRFLASKKGKVFTREALLNKVWGYDYYGGDRTVDVHIRRLRSKLGDSACIETVRSIGYRFNDNPSPA, via the coding sequence ATGTTCAGGGTATTCATAATAGCCGATAGAAGCGAGCAGGTAAGGGAACTCAATTCCGGACTTGCCGAGAGGGGCTTCCTGTGCTCGATTGTCTCTGGACATGACGAGCCTCTGGAGAAGATCTGCAGTCACCCAATGGATCTGGTGATCATAGCTGTAGATGGATCACTGCCCGGTTCGGAAACAGGGCTTTTGCTTCAGAGGATCAAGGAGGAGACCCGTTTACCTGTTATTGCCCTTTTGTCCAATGCTAACCTCGATGTTTTTGATACTGATCTGCCCATAGATGATTTCGTCATGGAACCCTGGGGAGTGGATGAAGTGATGGCAAGAGCAAGGCGGACCCTGCGGAGAACAAATGGTTCTGACAACAAGGACTTGGTCCATTGTGGCAACATAACGATTGATCTGGCCAAGTGTGAGGTGGCTGTGGGGGGGAGGTTGGTGGAGCTAACGTTCAAGGAATACGAGTTGCTCCGGTTTCTGGCAAGCAAGAAGGGAAAGGTCTTCACCAGGGAAGCGCTGCTCAACAAGGTCTGGGGCTACGACTACTATGGAGGTGACAGGACAGTCGATGTACATATCAGGCGACTCAGAAGCAAGCTGGGAGACTCTGCTTGTATCGAGACGGTGAGGAGCATCGGCTACAGGTTCAACGACAACCCTAGCCCAGCTTAA
- a CDS encoding glutamine synthetase beta-grasp domain-containing protein — translation MTAKSKKESKEYVLKMAKEHDVKFIRLWFSDILGMLKSFAITVEELEVALEDGMGFDGSSIEGFARIDESDMMALPDPDTFRMLPWRPKEHHAVARMFCDIMNPGGEPYEGDPRLVLKRNLKRAADLGYTYYVGPELEYFYFKDSKGTET, via the coding sequence ATGACAGCTAAGTCTAAGAAGGAAAGCAAGGAATATGTGCTCAAAATGGCGAAGGAGCACGATGTAAAGTTCATCAGATTGTGGTTTTCTGACATACTCGGCATGCTCAAGAGTTTCGCCATCACTGTGGAAGAGCTGGAGGTTGCTCTTGAGGATGGTATGGGATTCGATGGCTCGTCCATCGAGGGGTTCGCTCGCATTGACGAGAGCGACATGATGGCCCTGCCCGACCCTGATACCTTTCGCATGCTCCCCTGGAGACCGAAGGAGCACCATGCCGTGGCCAGGATGTTTTGCGACATTATGAATCCGGGAGGTGAACCTTACGAAGGTGACCCGCGATTAGTCTTGAAGAGGAACCTGAAACGGGCCGCAGACCTGGGTTACACCTACTACGTTGGTCCGGAACTAGAGTACTTCTACTTCAAGGACTCAAAGGGCACCGAGACC
- the hisF gene encoding imidazole glycerol phosphate synthase subunit HisF yields the protein MLTKRIIPCLDMTGGRVVKGTSFMDLHDAGDPVEMAAFYYKEDADELVFLDIGATPEGRNTMVEIVERVSEQVFIPLTVGGGLRSVNDMRLMLKAGADKIAVNTAAVLHPELIGKGAERFGSQCIVVAIDARLVENGEAPKWEVLTHGGRKGTGIDAVVWANQAVALGAGELLVTSWDNDGHRSGYDLRLTRAISEQVSVPVIASGGAGNLEHLYQALLAGKADAVLAASIFHYRTYSIRQAKDYLAGKGIPVRR from the coding sequence ATGCTAACGAAGAGGATCATACCCTGTCTTGATATGACCGGCGGGCGAGTGGTCAAAGGCACCAGCTTCATGGATCTCCATGATGCGGGTGACCCTGTGGAGATGGCTGCCTTCTACTATAAGGAAGATGCCGATGAGTTGGTCTTCCTGGATATTGGTGCGACGCCTGAGGGCCGTAACACCATGGTAGAGATAGTGGAACGTGTATCCGAGCAGGTTTTCATCCCGCTTACCGTAGGTGGAGGGCTGCGCAGTGTCAATGATATGCGACTGATGCTGAAGGCTGGAGCCGATAAGATAGCCGTCAACACTGCGGCAGTGCTCCACCCGGAACTAATAGGTAAAGGAGCAGAAAGATTTGGCTCCCAGTGTATCGTTGTAGCCATTGATGCTAGGCTGGTGGAAAACGGTGAAGCACCAAAGTGGGAGGTTCTTACTCACGGCGGCCGGAAGGGAACGGGAATTGACGCCGTCGTTTGGGCGAATCAGGCCGTTGCACTCGGCGCCGGGGAGTTGCTGGTGACCAGTTGGGATAATGATGGCCACCGGAGCGGATATGACCTGAGGCTCACCCGGGCTATTAGCGAGCAGGTATCAGTACCGGTCATCGCCAGCGGCGGCGCTGGAAACCTGGAGCATCTTTATCAAGCCCTGCTTGCAGGCAAGGCGGATGCCGTTCTTGCTGCCAGCATTTTTCACTACCGGACCTACTCGATTCGCCAGGCGAAAGACTATCTGGCAGGAAAGGGGATTCCCGTAAGGAGATAG
- a CDS encoding P-II family nitrogen regulator → MKKIEAIIREEKLEPVRAALEGIGIIGMTVMEVSGRGRQNGIPLQWRAGEYRVEFLPKVKIEVVVLDEDLGKTLNTIMVKARTGERGDGKIFVLPIENAIRVRTGDEGENAI, encoded by the coding sequence ATGAAGAAAATAGAAGCGATTATCAGGGAAGAGAAGCTGGAACCAGTTAGAGCGGCACTTGAGGGAATTGGCATCATTGGCATGACGGTGATGGAAGTAAGCGGCCGAGGCCGCCAGAATGGCATTCCCCTCCAATGGAGAGCGGGAGAATACCGGGTGGAATTCCTGCCCAAGGTTAAGATCGAGGTGGTGGTACTGGATGAGGACCTGGGAAAGACGCTGAACACCATCATGGTGAAAGCCAGGACCGGTGAACGGGGAGATGGCAAGATATTTGTCTTGCCCATCGAAAATGCCATACGTGTTCGGACAGGTGATGAAGGAGAAAACGCCATATAG
- the hisH gene encoding imidazole glycerol phosphate synthase subunit HisH, with translation MIAIIDYGAGNLRSVANAIAKLGYQPKVTGNPGDVLSAAAVILPGVGAAADTMHNLDRSGMSQAVRQLVTDGRPLFAVCVGMQVLFTETEEGGRHRCLGIIPGIVRRLPPGLKIPHMGWNQVNRKENHPLFDSIPDGANFYFVHSYYAAPEDLSVTAGTTEYGVSFCSVVIRDNVVATQFHPEKSGEHGLRMYDNFLKMALAGKRA, from the coding sequence ATGATTGCCATCATCGACTACGGTGCCGGAAACCTGCGCAGTGTAGCTAATGCCATCGCCAAGCTGGGTTACCAGCCGAAGGTGACGGGCAACCCTGGCGATGTGCTTAGCGCTGCAGCAGTTATCCTCCCCGGTGTTGGCGCAGCTGCTGATACCATGCACAATCTGGATAGGTCGGGCATGTCCCAGGCCGTTCGTCAGCTAGTCACTGACGGCAGACCCCTTTTTGCGGTTTGCGTGGGGATGCAGGTTCTTTTCACAGAAACTGAAGAGGGTGGCAGGCACAGGTGTCTGGGGATTATCCCTGGAATTGTGAGAAGGTTGCCGCCAGGGCTCAAGATCCCTCACATGGGGTGGAACCAGGTGAACCGAAAAGAGAATCATCCGCTATTTGATTCTATACCGGACGGAGCCAACTTCTATTTTGTTCACAGCTACTATGCTGCTCCGGAAGACCTGTCTGTGACAGCTGGAACAACAGAATATGGGGTTTCTTTCTGCAGTGTCGTGATCAGGGACAATGTGGTGGCCACCCAGTTTCATCCTGAGAAGAGCGGTGAGCATGGCTTGAGGATGTACGATAACTTCCTCAAGATGGCGCTGGCCGGAAAGAGGGCTTAA
- a CDS encoding glutamate synthase-related protein yields MPKKYHIHPKITPLDLDYVFKFKIVRGENCINCGKCTKVCIYEAHKRRKDDPRKMADPNTVVCRNCFRCIQECPRGALEKSLDKDFTNIGGAFWKPDMLISLWKQAEDGKVPVSGAGYRGPFTGTGFDSMWTDMSEIVRPTRDGIHGREYISTSVDLGRKLNHLTFDADGQLASTVPDTVDLPIPILFDTPADNLSSNVKEALVKAAAEISTCIIMPAADITPRVEKYRDNIIPCLAPTEIDTHKAVLKKARLVSIEYSDAVLNDFPGLKKKIKKLSDALTIIRIPAMNDVEGIVAKLAHSGAEIIHIVADYRGQELNGSAGSDRRLLKDIIRAVHLRLVEDRIRDEITLIASGGIAMAEHVPKAMLCGADLTAIDIPLMIALGARIYEEPEKLLIFPEGLGKIPLPIVTQRIVNLMGAWHSQILEMMGAMGIREARRLRGESGRAIFFEEIDKDTFGKLFKKREAVSV; encoded by the coding sequence ATGCCAAAGAAATATCACATTCACCCCAAGATTACACCCCTCGATCTGGACTATGTATTTAAATTCAAGATCGTGCGGGGGGAAAACTGCATCAATTGCGGCAAATGCACGAAGGTTTGTATCTATGAAGCGCACAAACGCCGCAAAGACGATCCGCGCAAGATGGCAGACCCGAACACCGTGGTATGCAGGAACTGTTTCCGCTGCATCCAGGAGTGCCCGCGGGGGGCCCTGGAGAAATCCCTTGATAAGGATTTTACCAATATCGGCGGTGCGTTCTGGAAACCCGATATGTTGATCAGCCTCTGGAAGCAGGCCGAGGACGGAAAGGTCCCCGTTTCCGGTGCCGGTTACCGCGGACCGTTTACCGGAACGGGTTTCGACAGCATGTGGACCGACATGTCCGAGATCGTGCGTCCGACCCGCGACGGGATCCACGGACGGGAATATATCAGCACCTCCGTTGACCTGGGCCGCAAACTCAATCACCTGACCTTTGATGCGGACGGGCAGTTGGCATCGACGGTCCCGGATACCGTCGATCTCCCCATACCCATCCTCTTCGATACCCCGGCGGATAATCTGAGTTCGAATGTCAAGGAGGCCCTGGTAAAGGCGGCCGCAGAGATCAGCACCTGCATCATCATGCCGGCGGCCGACATCACACCCAGGGTCGAGAAATATCGCGACAACATCATCCCCTGCCTTGCGCCCACAGAAATCGACACGCATAAGGCCGTACTAAAAAAGGCGCGCCTCGTGTCCATCGAATATAGCGATGCGGTGCTGAACGATTTTCCGGGCCTGAAGAAAAAGATCAAAAAGCTCAGCGATGCCCTTACCATCATACGCATCCCAGCCATGAACGACGTGGAAGGCATCGTTGCCAAGCTGGCGCACAGCGGCGCGGAGATCATCCACATCGTGGCCGATTACCGCGGCCAGGAGCTCAACGGTTCGGCGGGATCGGATCGGCGTCTCCTCAAGGACATTATCCGGGCCGTCCACCTGAGGCTGGTGGAAGACCGGATCCGCGATGAGATCACCCTTATCGCCTCGGGCGGTATCGCCATGGCGGAGCACGTGCCCAAGGCCATGCTCTGCGGCGCCGACCTGACGGCCATAGACATACCGCTCATGATTGCTCTGGGTGCCAGGATCTATGAGGAGCCGGAGAAATTGCTGATTTTCCCGGAAGGGCTTGGTAAAATTCCGCTCCCCATCGTCACCCAGCGGATCGTTAACCTCATGGGGGCCTGGCATTCGCAGATACTGGAGATGATGGGTGCCATGGGTATTCGCGAGGCCCGTCGTCTGCGGGGAGAAAGCGGCCGGGCCATATTCTTTGAAGAAATAGACAAAGACACCTTTGGAAAACTATTTAAAAAAAGAGAAGCAGTGAGCGTATGA
- a CDS encoding glutamate synthase produces the protein MDNAERILSSRTELCRQTPILAPNTEEEGGCGVTGFICSIPVTGKNIFEPSVQMHNRGNGKGGGIGAVGFIPEALGVSRQVLDEDYMFHIALLDAGVADELENTFIKPYFKIDKSEKLATLDDHRSIGLDVRPPDVMRYFVRVKADVLDKFIAENHFISLDRRDAEDEFVYQNSFRINARYYASLGEKKAFVMSHGRNMMILKIVGYAENVVRYYKLDDFKAHAWLAHQRYPTRGRVWHPGGCHPFSALNEALVHNGDFANYQAVYEYLKQRNYHPLFRTDTEQAALLLDLWSRVYKYPLEYLIEAMAPTSEMDFDMLPAQKQALYKAIQTHHVYASPDGPWFFIIARNDVQNDQFQLIGLTDTAMLRPQVFALQEGEVKIGLICSEKQAIDATLISLEREDPRFRPIADKYWNARGGSHTDGGAFIFSLKDAGDGSGNKQLICTDKFGKVIETAKDKVICDISKDLKETTPEGKPIEESLRGLFVEADASSAAHKIFACVRDAMRGFDAVSFRFAIEIIKSQALKNDTFKQTAITALTLLNDRRYHTGRIKRSSVQHVLKINLDEILAATPMITEKTASQFSQIDFATRDTLRAPQQNNQILVIDAEYFEPEGDKCDAVMIVKACKLGWRRFIVYKYRGQRFTGCGCGPATKGVRIDVYGSSGDYLASGIDGMEIYVHGNAQDQLCQIMKEGKLVVFGDVGQTFMYGAKGGAAYIMGNAAGRPLVNAVGKPRVVINGTALDYLAESFMAGDPLDGGGFVILNGIGFDDNDGSIREYESPYPGSNIFSLASGGAIYVRDPHRKLVDEQLNGGEFAKITDADWKLIQPYLEENERLFDITIDRLLTIDDRKRAPKDVYRKIRPKKTGTSAEDDDGLSESVKYDLCAGQETPVSIANCPNEALILSIDGDSGGKVK, from the coding sequence ATGGATAATGCCGAAAGAATATTGTCTTCACGCACTGAACTGTGCAGGCAGACACCGATTCTCGCCCCCAACACCGAAGAGGAAGGCGGCTGCGGCGTCACCGGATTTATCTGTTCCATCCCCGTGACCGGAAAAAACATCTTCGAGCCTTCCGTGCAGATGCATAACCGGGGCAATGGGAAAGGCGGCGGCATTGGCGCCGTCGGATTTATCCCCGAGGCCCTCGGTGTTTCAAGGCAGGTACTGGACGAGGACTACATGTTCCACATCGCCCTCCTGGATGCCGGCGTGGCGGATGAGCTTGAAAACACCTTCATCAAGCCCTACTTCAAGATTGACAAATCCGAGAAGCTCGCCACGCTCGATGACCATCGCAGTATCGGTCTGGATGTCAGGCCCCCGGATGTTATGCGTTATTTCGTCCGTGTCAAGGCCGACGTCCTGGATAAATTCATCGCGGAGAACCATTTCATCTCCCTGGACCGGCGCGACGCCGAGGACGAGTTTGTCTATCAGAACAGCTTCAGGATCAACGCGCGATATTATGCCTCCCTCGGCGAAAAGAAGGCCTTTGTCATGTCCCATGGCCGGAACATGATGATCCTGAAGATCGTCGGCTATGCCGAGAACGTCGTCCGCTATTATAAACTGGATGATTTCAAGGCCCACGCCTGGCTGGCCCACCAGCGCTATCCGACCCGCGGCCGGGTTTGGCATCCCGGCGGCTGTCATCCCTTCAGCGCGCTCAACGAGGCCCTCGTGCACAACGGCGACTTTGCCAACTATCAGGCCGTTTACGAATATCTCAAACAGCGCAACTACCACCCCCTGTTTCGGACCGATACGGAGCAGGCGGCGCTCCTGCTCGATCTGTGGAGCAGGGTCTACAAATATCCCCTGGAATACCTGATCGAGGCCATGGCGCCGACCTCGGAGATGGACTTCGACATGCTGCCGGCACAAAAGCAGGCGCTATACAAGGCCATTCAGACTCATCACGTCTATGCATCGCCCGACGGGCCGTGGTTCTTCATCATCGCCCGCAATGACGTACAGAACGATCAGTTCCAGCTGATCGGCCTCACGGATACGGCCATGCTCAGGCCGCAGGTGTTCGCCCTGCAGGAGGGCGAGGTGAAGATCGGCCTGATCTGCTCGGAAAAACAGGCCATCGATGCGACGCTCATATCGCTGGAGCGGGAAGATCCGCGCTTTAGGCCCATTGCCGACAAATACTGGAACGCCCGCGGCGGCAGTCATACCGACGGTGGCGCGTTCATCTTCAGCCTGAAGGATGCCGGCGACGGTTCGGGCAACAAGCAGCTCATCTGTACCGACAAATTCGGGAAGGTGATCGAAACGGCCAAGGATAAGGTCATCTGCGATATCTCGAAGGATTTGAAAGAAACAACGCCCGAAGGCAAGCCCATAGAAGAGAGTCTCCGTGGTTTATTCGTGGAAGCAGACGCGTCCTCTGCGGCGCACAAGATTTTCGCCTGTGTCCGGGACGCTATGAGGGGATTTGATGCCGTGAGTTTCAGGTTCGCGATTGAAATCATCAAAAGTCAGGCCCTGAAAAATGATACCTTCAAGCAAACGGCCATCACGGCCCTGACCCTGTTGAACGACCGGCGCTACCATACCGGCAGGATCAAGCGCAGCTCCGTGCAGCATGTCCTGAAAATCAACCTGGATGAGATACTGGCCGCCACGCCCATGATTACGGAAAAGACGGCGTCGCAGTTCAGTCAAATCGATTTCGCCACCCGTGATACCCTGCGGGCGCCGCAGCAGAACAATCAGATACTTGTCATCGATGCGGAGTATTTTGAGCCGGAAGGCGACAAGTGCGATGCAGTGATGATAGTCAAGGCCTGCAAACTCGGCTGGCGACGCTTCATCGTGTACAAATACCGCGGCCAGCGGTTTACGGGCTGCGGCTGCGGTCCGGCGACCAAGGGCGTGCGGATCGACGTCTACGGCTCATCCGGCGACTATCTGGCGTCGGGTATCGACGGTATGGAGATCTACGTGCACGGCAACGCCCAGGATCAACTCTGCCAGATCATGAAAGAGGGCAAGCTGGTGGTCTTCGGCGATGTCGGGCAGACATTCATGTACGGCGCCAAGGGAGGCGCGGCCTATATCATGGGCAATGCCGCCGGACGACCCCTGGTCAATGCCGTCGGCAAGCCGCGCGTGGTCATCAACGGCACCGCCCTTGACTACCTGGCCGAATCCTTCATGGCTGGCGATCCGCTGGACGGCGGCGGGTTTGTCATCCTGAACGGCATCGGCTTTGATGACAATGACGGGTCGATCCGGGAGTATGAATCGCCTTATCCGGGGTCCAATATCTTTTCCCTGGCCTCCGGCGGTGCGATCTATGTGCGCGACCCGCACCGGAAACTGGTTGATGAGCAACTCAATGGCGGCGAGTTCGCCAAGATCACGGATGCCGACTGGAAATTGATCCAGCCCTATCTCGAAGAGAATGAGAGACTTTTCGACATCACCATCGACCGGCTCTTGACGATTGACGATAGAAAAAGGGCCCCCAAAGACGTCTACAGAAAGATCAGGCCGAAAAAGACAGGGACCTCCGCCGAAGACGACGACGGGTTGAGCGAGTCGGTCAAATATGACCTCTGCGCTGGACAGGAGACCCCGGTGTCCATTGCCAACTGTCCGAATGAAGCGCTTATACTGAGTATTGATGGTGACAGCGGAGGCAAAGTTAAATGA
- a CDS encoding NrpR regulatory domain-containing protein has translation MIGQETRVVERKVVAILKVLSDSPEPLGGRVIARRLCDLGFELGERAVRYHLRLMDERGLTQPVGKRDGRQITSSGLEELKSALVSDRLGHISARIELLAYATSLDLDNYSGHVPINTSLFAEEEFNRALELMSDAFRSGLCVSDLVAIAHEGAKLGGVTVPQGKVGLATISSIVVSGALLKAGIPLVSRFGGMLQVRNQKPLRFTDLIEYSGCSLDPAEIFIASRMTSVRKASIEGGGKILASFGEIPSPCRPETEAIMRKLKAAGFNGLIKLGETNEPICEITSELNKVGLILYDGLNPVAAAAEASIEVTNRAMSGLIEYKNLSRFRDIANKRSSA, from the coding sequence ATGATAGGCCAAGAGACTAGAGTGGTGGAAAGGAAAGTGGTCGCCATCCTTAAAGTGCTCAGCGATTCCCCGGAGCCTCTCGGCGGCAGGGTGATTGCCCGCCGGTTGTGCGATCTTGGCTTTGAGCTCGGTGAGAGGGCGGTGAGGTATCATCTGAGGCTGATGGATGAGCGAGGTCTGACCCAACCTGTAGGAAAGAGGGATGGCAGACAGATCACCTCTTCAGGTCTTGAGGAACTGAAGAGTGCCCTGGTGTCCGATAGGTTGGGACACATATCCGCCAGGATCGAGCTCTTAGCGTATGCCACCTCTCTCGACCTTGATAACTATAGTGGGCATGTCCCTATTAACACGTCCTTGTTCGCTGAGGAGGAATTTAACCGTGCTCTAGAGCTGATGAGTGATGCCTTTAGATCTGGCCTGTGCGTCAGCGACCTGGTGGCAATCGCCCACGAAGGGGCAAAGCTTGGAGGAGTGACGGTACCCCAGGGCAAGGTCGGGCTGGCCACAATATCCAGCATTGTAGTGAGCGGTGCCCTGTTAAAAGCCGGCATCCCACTGGTCTCCAGGTTTGGAGGAATGCTGCAGGTCAGGAATCAAAAACCACTCAGGTTCACCGATCTGATAGAGTACTCGGGGTGCTCCTTGGACCCCGCCGAGATATTCATTGCCAGTAGAATGACCAGTGTCAGGAAGGCAAGCATCGAAGGCGGCGGCAAGATACTGGCTAGCTTCGGCGAGATTCCCTCTCCCTGCAGACCGGAAACGGAGGCCATTATGAGGAAGCTGAAGGCAGCGGGCTTCAATGGCCTGATCAAGCTGGGAGAGACGAATGAACCGATATGCGAAATCACCTCAGAATTGAACAAGGTTGGGCTGATACTTTATGATGGGCTTAACCCGGTGGCAGCCGCCGCGGAAGCAAGTATAGAGGTCACAAACCGCGCCATGAGTGGATTAATTGAATACAAGAATTTGAGCAGATTTAGAGACATTGCGAATAAAAGGAGCAGCGCATAA